The DNA sequence GGAGATCCGATGAGCCTGGTGGAGATCCGATGAGCCTGGTGGAGATCCGATGAACAGGTTCCGACGAGGTGCCGCAGCACTACTCGGTGCGGCACTGCTGGGGCTGCTCGGCGCGGTGCTGCCAGGGCTGGCGCCGGCGGCGCTGGTGACGCTCTGGTCGGCGGCGCCGGCGGCGGCCCACACCCAGCTGGCCGGCGCGGCCCCGAACGGTGCCGGTGCCACCACGTTGACCTTCACCTTCGACCACGGCTGCGACAACGCGGACACCAACGAGCTGGTGGTCGAAATGCCGGCCGGGGCGATCGCCGGTTCGACGACCGGACAGCCGCCCGGGTGGGCTGCCGAGGTCACCCCCAGCAGGGTCAGCTGGACCGGGCCGGCGATCAGCGCCGAGCAGATCGCCGCCGGGGTCGCCGAGTTCTCGGTGCTGGTCCGGTTGACCGGGACGGTCGGGCAGACCTTCTGGTTCCCGGCGGCGCAGCGGTGCGTCGACGGCGACAGCTACGAGTGGTCGGACACCGGGCCGGGTGCCGAGCGGCCCGCCCCGTCGCTGATCGCGACCAACGCGGTGCTCGCGCCGGCACCACCGGCCGCTCCGGCCGATCGGCCGGCCGGCGGTGGCGGTGCCAGTGTCGCGCAGGCGTTGACCGCCGTAGGGCTGCTGGTGGTCGGTGCCGGTCTGGTCGGCTACCGACTGAGCGGACGGTGACGATCGGAGCCTCATCGTGGCCAGTGACCGCGGTTGATCGGCACCCGGTGCAGGGTGCGGCAGGGAAGCTCGGCACCACACCGGCAGGTCCGCCGCCACCGGCGCCACGACCACTGTGGCCGGTGTCGGCGGGCCAGTGTCGCCGCGACGGCAAAGAGGTACTCGTCGTACGAGACCATGTCTCTCCCTTCACGACAGTCATCCACGACAGTGC is a window from the Solwaraspora sp. WMMD792 genome containing:
- a CDS encoding DUF1775 domain-containing protein; translated protein: MNRFRRGAAALLGAALLGLLGAVLPGLAPAALVTLWSAAPAAAHTQLAGAAPNGAGATTLTFTFDHGCDNADTNELVVEMPAGAIAGSTTGQPPGWAAEVTPSRVSWTGPAISAEQIAAGVAEFSVLVRLTGTVGQTFWFPAAQRCVDGDSYEWSDTGPGAERPAPSLIATNAVLAPAPPAAPADRPAGGGGASVAQALTAVGLLVVGAGLVGYRLSGR